From one Phocaeicola salanitronis DSM 18170 genomic stretch:
- a CDS encoding DHH family phosphoesterase: MLSKIILQANIDKVAKCFEAADKIVIVSHVSPDGDAIGSSLGLLHFLETQGKDVHVIVPNAFPDFLRWMPGAKDVVRYDKYGEFADKLISEADVICCLDFNALSRIDAVAKPVAEAKAKKILIDHHLNPEGFCQIIISHPEISSTSELVFRLICRMGCFEDITKECAECIYTGMMTDTGGFTYNSNNQEIYFIISELLSKGIDKDEIYRKVFNTYSEDRLRLMGYVLYDKMQVYPQFRSALITLTKSEQNKFRYVKGDTEGFVNIPLQIKNVCFSAFLREDTEKNMIKISLRSVGAFPCNKVASEFFNGGGHLNASGGEYYGTMDEAVLLFKQALVKYEDLLLKNGE, translated from the coding sequence ATGTTATCTAAAATCATTCTTCAAGCCAATATCGATAAGGTTGCCAAGTGTTTCGAGGCTGCCGATAAAATAGTGATTGTTTCCCATGTTTCGCCCGATGGGGATGCTATTGGTTCTTCGTTGGGATTGCTTCATTTCTTGGAAACGCAGGGAAAGGATGTGCACGTGATTGTTCCGAATGCATTTCCTGACTTTTTGCGCTGGATGCCCGGGGCAAAAGATGTGGTTCGTTATGACAAATATGGGGAATTTGCCGATAAACTGATATCGGAAGCAGACGTAATTTGTTGCCTTGATTTCAATGCCTTGTCTCGTATTGATGCGGTTGCGAAGCCGGTAGCAGAGGCGAAGGCTAAGAAAATCTTGATTGACCACCATCTGAATCCCGAAGGCTTTTGTCAGATTATTATTTCGCATCCGGAGATATCTTCTACCTCCGAACTGGTGTTCCGCCTGATTTGCCGTATGGGCTGTTTCGAGGATATAACTAAAGAGTGTGCCGAATGCATTTATACCGGCATGATGACCGATACGGGCGGGTTTACGTATAACTCGAACAACCAGGAGATTTATTTCATCATCAGTGAATTGCTGTCGAAAGGCATTGACAAGGACGAAATATATCGGAAAGTGTTCAATACGTATTCCGAAGACCGTTTGCGCTTGATGGGCTATGTCTTGTACGACAAGATGCAGGTGTACCCGCAATTTCGCTCTGCCTTGATTACGTTGACTAAAAGCGAGCAGAATAAGTTCCGCTATGTGAAAGGGGACACTGAAGGGTTTGTCAACATTCCGTTGCAGATAAAGAATGTTTGCTTTTCGGCTTTTCTCCGTGAAGATACCGAAAAGAATATGATTAAGATTTCCCTGCGCTCGGTAGGCGCTTTCCCCTGCAATAAGGTTGCGTCTGAGTTCTTTAATGGCGGAGGGCACCTGAACGCTTCGGGTGGAGAGTATTACGGCACGATGGACGAAGCCGTTCTGTTATTCAAGCAAGCCTTGGTGAAGTACGAGGATTTGTTGTTGAAAAACGGAGAATGA
- a CDS encoding condensin complex protein MksE — protein MRNNTQRIYERLSRGEFLSVDSADTSVRHLYEDIEENLEDYTEYFKEIGLQLESGNGYFYFSRIGEGKQTIEQKLDSFSKWLDYLDFLKCYNQSFAAGYQFRKSHLTEQISLDIELKEKANRLFKKYGVGSNVEIVNKLLQEMQNMGFAECISELDETFKVTSAFRYVEELVEIIQIANEDEIPE, from the coding sequence ATGCGAAATAATACTCAAAGAATATACGAGCGGTTAAGCCGGGGAGAGTTTCTTTCGGTAGACAGTGCAGATACCTCTGTCCGTCATCTGTATGAGGATATCGAGGAGAATTTGGAAGATTATACAGAATACTTCAAGGAAATCGGTCTGCAACTGGAATCTGGTAATGGTTACTTCTATTTTTCAAGAATAGGAGAGGGTAAACAGACGATAGAGCAGAAATTGGACAGCTTTTCAAAATGGCTTGACTATCTGGATTTTCTGAAATGCTATAATCAGTCATTTGCTGCAGGATATCAGTTTCGCAAAAGTCATTTGACAGAACAGATCAGTCTGGATATCGAACTGAAGGAAAAGGCAAACCGTTTGTTCAAAAAATACGGTGTGGGGTCTAATGTTGAAATAGTAAACAAACTGCTTCAGGAAATGCAGAACATGGGCTTTGCAGAGTGTATCAGCGAACTTGATGAGACCTTTAAGGTTACTTCGGCATTCCGCTATGTCGAAGAATTGGTTGAAATAATTCAAATTGCAAATGAAGATGAAATACCTGAATAA
- a CDS encoding ATP-binding protein, with protein sequence MKYLNKIIFINSANIPYAEISVDGNVHFTGTQGVGKSTVLRALLFFYNADKQHLGIQQGQKSFDEFYFRQSNSYILYEVIRDNGAYTILVGRYQGRASWRFIDAPYQREWLIDDDKQVLSDWVKIRERIDKDVAVSARIESGVMFKDIIFGNTHDHKYARYALVQSSHYQNIPRSIQNVFLNTKLDADFVKNTIIQSMTDEDLPIDLQTYRRLVTDFEREYDEIDCWFRQTRDGSYPVRQQALKIAEQGRTIVALDQQLSDVWHMLNHAVAYSEKHIPLLEIEAAEVEADIEKEHNREKELTAEYDKEKDALNQDLGAQKGKLKEIAQARKYFADEGIDDKLALAGRESAIRQEAADKQTLLDDLLKAYASIEEKYNIARGKLENARQAFGNMQKEAYYQKQTELQIKRKSLEEERTRNRNQVMETFNSWRHDSDERLQMLLTEQNRTENALKELRHWHPKATEIKQVDEELQQLNFSEKENAAQQTAVKNQIARITAVYEMKETEIKQASQREQERLDADRTQMREQIAKIHDLLDRLDGSLYKWLCENAEGWENTIGKVVDEERILYAQGLDPQLDTVANGMFGVKLNLDNIASVHRTPDEYRLEKNNLEEQVRQINHQLTQLPVTLQEEIAKLGKKYAVQVNPLRQKMTSLKVEEEQVPAKRQNLQNRRHKLEMEEQEQIAREKDVREHYFNEAVLHVNSEKEARNKYELKNKKDLKELDSSFNKAAKALDEELRIFKESQDAVAAERNQEFAAQKQQLNEQQKAELAGKGVDTNLLEQYRRALENLKALLMRIDEERSIVIRYRDTEQNLFAKEPEIKKAIKTIEQRLAMIRQRYEDRRTRIGKKCKEMEERQKKVRGELTHRREGLTLYHQMVENEHLVPDAFLSDDKMKKTELDCQQLLSQLRGTVNQKRESIDKLKSIVVSFNRNFKPQNAFHFNTMPVTDNDYLEIAADLQDFMDNNKIEEFRRRTSEHYKDILGRISAEIGSLMKRRSDVDGVIQDINRDFIEKNFAGVIKSIELRADESSDKLMKLLISIHDYAVENAFSIGELNLFSNNNRDEVNRKVVDYLKSLSHQLQNEPNRPTVSLGDAFRLQFRVKENDNDTGWVERINNVGSDGTDILVKAMVNIMLINVFKKKAAKKSGDFIVHCMMDEIGRLHPTNIKGILQFANSRNIYLINSSPTSYNPYDYRYTYLLSKHGVRTRVEKLLKRIN encoded by the coding sequence ATGAAATACCTGAATAAGATTATTTTTATCAATAGTGCCAATATTCCGTATGCAGAGATATCTGTAGACGGGAATGTGCATTTCACAGGGACTCAGGGTGTCGGTAAAAGTACGGTATTGAGGGCACTGCTGTTTTTCTACAATGCGGATAAACAGCATTTGGGTATTCAACAGGGACAGAAATCGTTTGATGAATTTTATTTTCGCCAGTCAAACTCTTATATACTTTATGAAGTGATTCGAGACAATGGCGCATATACGATACTTGTCGGCAGATATCAGGGACGCGCTTCATGGCGGTTTATTGATGCACCTTATCAGCGTGAATGGCTAATAGACGATGACAAGCAGGTATTGAGTGACTGGGTGAAGATTCGCGAACGTATAGACAAAGACGTAGCTGTTTCTGCAAGAATCGAGTCCGGTGTGATGTTCAAGGATATAATCTTTGGCAACACTCATGACCATAAATATGCGCGTTATGCACTGGTGCAGAGCTCGCATTATCAGAATATCCCACGAAGCATTCAGAATGTCTTTCTGAATACCAAACTTGATGCGGACTTTGTAAAGAATACGATTATACAATCCATGACTGATGAGGATTTGCCGATTGATTTGCAGACCTACAGACGGCTTGTTACAGATTTTGAGCGGGAGTATGACGAGATAGACTGTTGGTTCCGGCAAACACGTGATGGCAGTTACCCTGTGCGTCAGCAAGCATTGAAGATAGCTGAACAGGGCCGTACAATTGTAGCACTCGACCAGCAGTTGTCTGACGTATGGCACATGCTTAATCATGCTGTAGCTTATAGTGAAAAGCATATACCTCTTTTGGAGATAGAAGCCGCAGAAGTTGAAGCGGACATAGAGAAAGAGCATAACCGTGAAAAGGAACTTACGGCAGAATATGATAAAGAAAAAGACGCACTCAATCAGGACCTTGGTGCCCAAAAGGGTAAATTGAAGGAAATAGCACAGGCAAGAAAGTATTTCGCTGACGAGGGTATTGATGACAAACTCGCTCTTGCCGGTCGTGAGTCTGCTATCAGACAGGAGGCTGCTGATAAACAGACGCTATTGGATGATTTGTTGAAAGCTTATGCATCGATAGAAGAAAAGTACAACATTGCAAGAGGTAAACTGGAAAATGCACGTCAGGCGTTTGGGAACATGCAGAAAGAAGCATATTATCAGAAACAGACCGAACTTCAGATAAAGCGTAAGAGTTTGGAAGAAGAACGTACCAGAAACAGGAATCAGGTTATGGAGACTTTCAACAGCTGGCGACACGACTCTGACGAACGTCTGCAAATGTTGTTGACCGAACAGAACAGGACTGAAAATGCGCTGAAGGAACTCCGGCATTGGCATCCCAAAGCTACTGAAATAAAGCAAGTAGATGAGGAACTGCAACAATTGAATTTTTCGGAAAAAGAGAATGCGGCCCAACAGACAGCGGTAAAAAATCAGATTGCCCGGATTACTGCCGTGTATGAGATGAAAGAAACGGAGATAAAACAAGCCTCTCAGCGTGAGCAGGAACGTCTTGACGCTGACCGCACACAAATGCGTGAACAAATCGCGAAGATTCATGATTTATTGGATCGTTTAGACGGTTCTCTTTACAAGTGGCTTTGTGAAAACGCTGAAGGTTGGGAGAACACGATAGGCAAAGTCGTTGACGAAGAGAGGATTCTATATGCTCAAGGGCTTGACCCTCAGTTGGACACTGTGGCTAATGGTATGTTTGGCGTAAAGTTAAACCTGGATAATATTGCCTCTGTGCATCGTACGCCTGATGAATATAGATTGGAGAAGAATAACCTGGAAGAGCAGGTACGGCAGATTAACCATCAGCTTACGCAATTGCCTGTTACTCTTCAGGAAGAGATAGCTAAACTTGGCAAGAAATATGCTGTACAGGTCAATCCGCTTCGTCAGAAAATGACATCGTTGAAGGTGGAAGAAGAACAGGTGCCAGCCAAGCGGCAGAACCTGCAAAACCGCAGGCATAAGCTGGAGATGGAAGAACAGGAACAGATTGCCCGAGAAAAAGACGTTCGTGAACATTACTTTAATGAGGCAGTACTGCATGTGAATTCGGAGAAGGAGGCGCGCAATAAGTATGAATTGAAAAATAAAAAGGACCTTAAGGAGCTCGATTCATCGTTTAATAAAGCAGCCAAAGCACTCGATGAGGAATTGCGTATTTTCAAGGAGTCGCAAGATGCTGTAGCGGCCGAACGTAATCAGGAATTCGCCGCACAGAAGCAACAACTCAACGAACAGCAGAAAGCCGAACTTGCAGGCAAGGGCGTTGATACGAACCTGCTCGAGCAATACCGCAGGGCGTTAGAGAATTTAAAGGCTCTGTTGATGAGGATTGATGAAGAACGTTCAATTGTTATCAGATATCGCGACACAGAGCAAAATCTTTTTGCCAAGGAGCCGGAAATCAAAAAGGCAATTAAGACTATAGAGCAGCGGCTCGCCATGATACGTCAGCGTTATGAAGACAGGCGGACACGTATCGGGAAAAAATGTAAAGAAATGGAAGAGCGTCAGAAAAAGGTTCGTGGTGAACTGACGCATAGGAGAGAAGGCTTGACGCTTTATCATCAGATGGTAGAAAATGAGCATCTGGTGCCTGATGCTTTCCTCTCTGATGACAAGATGAAGAAGACCGAGTTGGATTGTCAGCAACTTTTAAGTCAACTTCGAGGTACGGTCAATCAGAAGCGTGAATCGATAGACAAGCTTAAATCCATAGTTGTCAGTTTCAATCGTAACTTTAAGCCCCAAAATGCTTTCCATTTCAATACAATGCCTGTAACAGACAATGACTATTTGGAGATTGCAGCGGATTTGCAGGACTTTATGGACAATAATAAAATCGAGGAGTTCCGCAGACGTACCAGCGAGCATTATAAAGATATTTTGGGACGTATCTCGGCGGAAATCGGTTCACTGATGAAACGCAGGTCGGATGTGGATGGGGTGATACAGGATATAAACCGTGATTTTATAGAAAAGAATTTTGCAGGAGTAATCAAGAGTATTGAACTTAGGGCAGATGAGTCATCTGACAAACTCATGAAACTGCTTATATCCATTCACGATTATGCGGTAGAGAATGCTTTTTCTATCGGCGAACTGAACCTTTTCTCAAATAATAATCGGGATGAAGTGAACCGTAAGGTCGTAGATTATCTGAAGAGCCTGTCTCATCAGTTGCAGAACGAACCGAATCGTCCGACTGTATCTTTGGGGGACGCTTTCCGTTTACAGTTCCGTGTGAAAGAGAACGACAATGACACCGGCTGGGTTGAACGTATTAATAATGTAGGATCGGATGGTACGGATATTCTTGTGAAAGCAATGGTTAATATCATGCTCATCAATGTGTTTAAGAAAAAGGCTGCCAAAAAAAGTGGTGATTTTATCGTACACTGCATGATGGATGAGATAGGTCGCTTGCATCCTACCAATATAAAAGGCATTCTGCAGTTTGCCAATTCACGCAATATCTATCTTATTAACAGTTCACCTACATCGTATAATCCATACGACTACCGCTATACATACCTGTTAAGTAAGCATGGAGTAAGGACAAGAGTAGAGAAATTGTTGAAACGAATAAATTAA
- a CDS encoding DUF7281 domain-containing protein — protein sequence MAISASIQALLAGELVAGSRLNSKLLDELLAEGLLLVVSRGSRKSYRARDAEALKRFLIDKDESFRIIEANALDSRATMAAETGNSKLVMVRSCPGFPVNSYEPIECFLDENPFVVNPQEGSFLFVSDWEKFTIPEDTVVIGVENMDNFRMIRRQRTLFDRYLHNHALSDKVLFVSRYPQSTDLRKWLCTISNHYLHFGDFDLAGINIFLYEFQQYLGKERSSYLIPDDIESRLKSGSRKRYDEQYYRFKDIKSDVCELQQLIDLIHHERKAYDQEGYICCNP from the coding sequence ATGGCAATAAGTGCGTCTATACAAGCATTGCTAGCCGGTGAACTGGTTGCCGGGTCGAGGCTGAACAGTAAGTTGCTTGATGAGCTGTTGGCAGAAGGTCTGCTGTTGGTTGTATCACGTGGCTCAAGAAAATCATATCGTGCCCGTGATGCTGAGGCGCTGAAAAGATTTCTTATAGACAAGGACGAGAGTTTCCGTATTATCGAAGCAAATGCTTTAGATTCCCGTGCCACAATGGCTGCGGAGACAGGAAACTCCAAACTCGTCATGGTCCGTTCCTGTCCGGGATTTCCTGTAAACAGTTATGAACCTATTGAGTGTTTTCTTGACGAAAATCCATTTGTGGTAAATCCGCAGGAAGGAAGCTTCCTTTTTGTCTCGGACTGGGAGAAATTTACAATTCCGGAAGATACAGTGGTGATTGGTGTGGAGAATATGGACAATTTCAGGATGATTCGCAGGCAGCGGACACTCTTTGATAGATATCTTCATAATCATGCTCTTTCAGATAAAGTACTTTTCGTATCCAGGTATCCGCAATCGACCGACCTTAGGAAATGGCTGTGTACTATATCCAATCATTATCTTCACTTCGGTGACTTTGATTTGGCAGGAATAAACATATTTCTCTATGAGTTTCAGCAATATTTGGGCAAAGAACGTTCTTCCTATTTAATTCCGGATGATATAGAATCCCGTTTGAAGTCCGGTTCCCGGAAAAGATATGATGAACAGTATTACCGTTTCAAAGACATTAAGTCGGATGTGTGCGAATTACAACAGTTGATAGATTTAATTCATCATGAGCGAAAAGCTTATGATCAAGAGGGTTACATATGTTGTAATCCGTAG
- a CDS encoding ATP-binding protein has product MYKRAEYQLITERMKEPRRFIQVVMGARQIGKSTVVKQVLKDLDMPYQFFSADNVPATNSAWISDCWAAVRSLKESKGWGSVILVIDEIQKIANWSEVVKKEWDDDTFHDRDIKVLILGSSRVLLEKGLSESLAGRFEEIRMSHWNYQEMKECFGFSLDQYMFYGGYPGAATLIGDEDRFSQYIQSAIIEATINKDILMDTPISKPALLRQTFELGAAYSGELLSLNKMLGSLQDAGNTVTLAGYINLLDESGLLCGLQKFSVAMARRRASIPKLQVYNNALKMVYSPLTFEQAILNRKAWGRIFESGIGAYLVSQAFVYRFEVYYWRERDDEVDFVLRKKGSVVAIEVKSNAEKRTDGLDKFRKLFNPQAAFIVGDGGISAEDFLSMDVRKLF; this is encoded by the coding sequence ATGTATAAACGAGCAGAATATCAGTTGATTACAGAGCGCATGAAAGAGCCTCGTAGGTTCATTCAAGTCGTTATGGGTGCCCGGCAGATAGGAAAATCAACGGTGGTCAAACAAGTGCTGAAAGATTTGGATATGCCTTACCAGTTCTTTTCTGCCGACAATGTACCTGCCACGAACAGTGCGTGGATTTCCGATTGTTGGGCGGCTGTGCGAAGCTTGAAGGAGAGCAAAGGCTGGGGAAGCGTTATCCTTGTAATTGATGAGATACAGAAGATTGCCAACTGGAGCGAAGTGGTGAAAAAGGAGTGGGACGATGATACATTCCATGACCGCGACATTAAGGTCTTGATTTTGGGGAGTAGTCGCGTATTATTGGAAAAGGGATTGTCTGAGTCATTGGCTGGGCGATTCGAAGAAATACGCATGAGCCATTGGAATTATCAGGAAATGAAGGAATGCTTCGGTTTCTCGCTTGACCAATATATGTTTTACGGAGGCTACCCTGGTGCGGCTACTTTAATTGGCGATGAAGACCGCTTCAGCCAATACATTCAGTCGGCTATCATCGAGGCTACCATTAACAAAGACATTCTGATGGATACGCCGATAAGTAAACCAGCTTTACTTCGGCAGACCTTTGAGTTGGGTGCTGCTTATTCGGGCGAATTGCTTTCGTTGAACAAGATGTTAGGTTCGCTTCAAGATGCAGGGAACACGGTGACATTGGCAGGCTATATCAATCTGTTGGATGAAAGCGGATTGCTTTGCGGGCTTCAGAAATTTAGCGTGGCTATGGCAAGGCGGCGTGCTAGTATTCCTAAGTTGCAGGTATATAACAATGCCTTGAAGATGGTGTATAGCCCGTTGACCTTTGAACAAGCCATTCTCAACCGTAAGGCATGGGGACGAATTTTTGAATCGGGTATCGGTGCCTATTTGGTAAGCCAAGCCTTTGTGTATCGTTTTGAAGTGTACTATTGGCGTGAACGGGATGATGAAGTCGATTTCGTTTTGCGCAAGAAAGGTTCGGTGGTCGCCATTGAGGTGAAAAGCAATGCGGAGAAGCGGACGGACGGGTTGGATAAGTTTCGTAAACTTTTCAATCCGCAAGCTGCATTTATTGTAGGTGATGGTGGCATCAGTGCGGAAGATTTTCTTTCGATGGATGTGAGGAAACTCTTCTGA
- a CDS encoding DUF6155 family protein: MSKAKLKKYLQTLSKEQVIEVMLELYDARKEAKDYLEFYLTPDSNAELEKCKKAIRQEFFSTRGFSEKPSFAKCRKVISDFQKLKTEPTYVADLMLFYIEQGCEYTVTFGDMWEQYYITLENNFDKAMKFIFMHGLLAQYYERIEKLLDNASNCGWGFYDMLSEIYHQYR; this comes from the coding sequence ATGTCAAAAGCAAAATTGAAGAAATACCTTCAAACACTATCCAAAGAACAAGTCATAGAAGTGATGCTTGAACTGTATGACGCACGTAAAGAAGCCAAGGACTATCTGGAGTTCTATCTCACTCCCGACAGCAATGCCGAATTGGAGAAATGCAAGAAAGCCATCCGGCAGGAATTTTTCTCTACCCGTGGTTTCTCGGAAAAGCCCTCATTCGCCAAATGCCGGAAAGTCATCTCTGATTTCCAAAAACTGAAAACTGAACCGACTTATGTCGCAGACCTAATGCTTTTCTACATCGAACAGGGGTGCGAATATACCGTGACTTTTGGCGACATGTGGGAGCAATATTACATTACTTTGGAAAACAACTTCGACAAAGCCATGAAGTTTATTTTCATGCATGGTTTATTGGCGCAATATTATGAACGGATAGAGAAATTGCTTGATAATGCCAGCAACTGTGGTTGGGGATTTTATGATATGCTTTCAGAAATCTATCACCAATACAGGTAA
- a CDS encoding site-specific integrase, producing MKVEKFKVLLYLKKSGTDKSGKAPIMGRITVNRTMAQFGCKLSCKPELWNARESRLDGKSREAVETNAKLDKLLLAVNAAFDTLVERGQDFDATAVKDLFQGSMDTQMTLLRMTDRICEDLKSRIGIDRAKGTYPGYYYMRRTLGEFILWQFKTKDIAFGQLSEQFIHDYQNYVMDVKGLAVDTVRHYLAILKKVCRIAYKEGYAERCHFANFTLPQKTERTPRALSREDFEKIRDVEIPAWRTTHILVRDLFLFACYTGTAYADAVSVTRDNLYTDDEGCLWLKYRRQKNELRASVKLLPEALALIEKYHDDNRPTLFPMVYHPNLRRHMKSLAVLAGVSSTLCYHQARHSFASLITLEAGVPIETISRMLGHSNIQTTQVYARVTPKKLFEDMDRYIEATKDLKLIL from the coding sequence ATGAAAGTAGAAAAATTCAAGGTGCTGCTCTACCTGAAAAAGAGCGGAACGGACAAGTCGGGCAAAGCCCCGATAATGGGAAGGATAACGGTGAACCGCACGATGGCGCAGTTCGGATGCAAGCTGTCATGCAAGCCGGAGTTGTGGAACGCACGGGAAAGCCGTCTGGACGGCAAGAGCCGCGAAGCGGTGGAAACCAACGCTAAACTGGACAAGCTGCTGCTTGCGGTCAATGCGGCGTTTGACACGCTGGTGGAACGTGGGCAGGACTTTGACGCAACGGCGGTCAAGGACTTGTTTCAGGGAAGCATGGACACGCAGATGACCCTGCTGAGAATGACCGACCGCATCTGCGAGGACTTGAAGTCGCGTATCGGCATCGACCGTGCCAAAGGAACCTATCCCGGCTATTACTACATGAGAAGGACATTGGGCGAGTTCATCCTGTGGCAGTTCAAGACGAAGGACATCGCTTTCGGGCAGCTTTCCGAACAGTTCATCCACGATTACCAGAATTATGTCATGGACGTGAAAGGCTTGGCGGTGGACACCGTGCGCCACTATCTTGCTATCTTGAAAAAGGTATGCCGCATCGCCTACAAGGAGGGGTATGCGGAAAGATGTCATTTCGCCAATTTCACCTTACCGCAAAAGACAGAGCGTACACCGAGGGCGTTGAGCCGTGAGGACTTCGAGAAGATACGCGATGTGGAGATACCCGCATGGCGCACCACGCACATCCTTGTACGTGACCTTTTCCTGTTTGCCTGCTATACCGGAACCGCCTATGCGGATGCGGTGAGCGTCACAAGGGACAATCTGTACACCGATGACGAGGGATGCCTTTGGCTGAAATACCGCCGCCAGAAGAACGAGCTTCGGGCGAGCGTGAAACTGCTGCCGGAAGCCCTCGCCCTGATTGAGAAGTACCATGATGACAACCGCCCGACGCTGTTCCCGATGGTATACCATCCGAACCTCCGCCGGCACATGAAATCCCTTGCCGTCCTCGCAGGGGTAAGCAGCACCTTGTGCTATCATCAGGCACGTCACTCCTTCGCCTCGCTGATTACGCTGGAAGCCGGAGTGCCGATTGAAACCATCAGCCGGATGCTGGGTCATTCCAACATCCAGACCACACAGGTCTATGCCCGTGTCACTCCGAAAAAGCTGTTTGAGGACATGGACAGATACATCGAGGCGACCAAAGACTTGAAACTTATCCTTTAA
- a CDS encoding site-specific integrase, with protein sequence MRSTFSILPYINRNKVKADGTTAVLCRITIDGKSSTITTGIYCRPEDWNSKTGVIRTVRENNRLQEFKKSVELAYEDSLKKQNVVSADILKNTLARKAVIPTRLLQMGERELERLLARSKEINSTSTCRNSKYYQKYLKDYLTSTGKEDIDFTDITEEFGSSYKAFMKRNKNFSAQQINKCLCWLSKLVYLAVDYEILRANPLEDMEYEKKPAPKHRHISRAELKAILETPMLDPLQELGRRAFLFSTFTGLAYVDIMLLHPHHIGTTADGRRYIRINRKKTNVEAFIPLHPIAEQILDLYNTTDDTKPVFPLPSRDEMWFEIHELGVAIGRKENLSYHQSRHSFGTFLISEGIPIESIAKMMGHSGIRTTQRYAEVTDKKISKDMDNLMAVRMMYGTGKWYKRQELPKETNIDNE encoded by the coding sequence ATGCGCAGTACATTTTCCATATTACCGTACATCAACCGTAACAAGGTAAAAGCTGACGGCACGACCGCCGTCCTCTGCCGCATCACCATAGACGGCAAGAGTTCCACGATAACCACCGGCATCTATTGCAGACCGGAGGACTGGAACAGCAAGACAGGCGTAATTCGCACCGTCCGCGAGAACAACCGCTTGCAGGAGTTCAAGAAGTCCGTTGAACTTGCCTATGAGGATTCGTTGAAGAAACAGAACGTGGTGAGTGCGGATATACTGAAGAATACGTTGGCAAGGAAAGCCGTCATCCCCACCAGGCTGTTGCAGATGGGCGAAAGGGAGCTTGAACGGCTGCTTGCCCGCTCAAAGGAGATAAATTCCACATCGACATGCAGGAACTCAAAGTATTATCAGAAGTACCTGAAAGATTACCTCACATCAACGGGTAAGGAGGACATCGACTTTACCGACATCACGGAGGAGTTCGGCAGTTCCTACAAGGCTTTCATGAAGCGCAACAAGAATTTCAGCGCACAGCAAATCAACAAGTGCTTGTGCTGGCTGAGCAAGCTGGTGTACCTCGCCGTGGACTACGAGATACTCCGCGCCAACCCGTTGGAGGACATGGAATACGAGAAGAAGCCCGCGCCGAAGCACAGGCATATCAGCCGTGCGGAACTGAAAGCCATCCTTGAAACACCCATGCTCGACCCGTTGCAGGAACTTGGGCGCAGGGCATTTTTGTTTTCAACGTTCACTGGCTTGGCGTATGTAGACATCATGCTGCTCCATCCGCACCATATCGGCACGACGGCGGACGGCAGGCGTTACATCCGCATCAACCGCAAGAAGACCAACGTGGAGGCGTTCATCCCCCTGCACCCGATAGCGGAGCAGATACTCGACCTCTACAACACGACCGACGACACAAAGCCCGTGTTTCCGCTTCCAAGCCGTGACGAGATGTGGTTCGAGATACACGAGTTGGGCGTGGCGATAGGACGGAAAGAAAACTTGTCCTACCATCAAAGCAGACACTCGTTTGGAACTTTCTTGATTTCGGAGGGCATACCCATCGAGAGCATTGCCAAGATGATGGGTCACTCAGGTATAAGGACTACCCAGCGGTACGCGGAGGTTACTGACAAGAAGATTTCAAAGGACATGGACAACCTGATGGCGGTCAGAATGATGTACGGAACGGGCAAATGGTACAAAAGACAAGAACTGCCAAAAGAAACAAACATTGATAATGAATAA
- a CDS encoding helix-turn-helix domain-containing protein: MSEMITKNHALVVEFGDSLDRLLDGIENFMANSRPILGGERFLTDKEVSARLKVSRRTLQDYRNNGIIAYYQLGGKILYKESDIERMLAANYREAFR, from the coding sequence ATGAGTGAAATGATTACCAAGAACCATGCGCTTGTCGTCGAGTTCGGCGACAGCCTTGACCGTCTGCTGGACGGTATCGAGAACTTTATGGCAAACAGCCGTCCGATATTGGGCGGCGAACGCTTCCTGACGGACAAGGAGGTGTCGGCACGGCTGAAAGTGAGCCGACGCACCTTGCAGGACTACCGCAACAACGGCATAATCGCCTATTACCAGTTGGGCGGCAAGATTCTGTACAAGGAATCGGACATCGAACGGATGCTTGCCGCCAATTACCGGGAAGCGTTCAGGTAG